The nucleotide sequence TTCTGGTTTAGCAATTCATCATTTAGATGATGAAGCTAAAAAAAAGCTTTTCAAAACAATCCATAAACTTCTGAATGACGGTGGATTATTTATAAATGCAGACCAGGTTTTGGGTGAAAATAATTTTTCGGAAGCACTTTACACTTCTACTTGGAGAGAGAAAGTTGTAGCCAATAAAACTTTGACATCAGAAGAAAAAGAAGCAACATTTGAAAGAATTAAACTCGATAAAATGAGTCCACTGAAGGAACAACTAAAATGGTTGGAAGATGTAGGGTTTAAAAATGTGGCGAACGTATATCAATACTATAATTTTGTTGTTTATAACGCAAAAAAATAAAGGCATAAAAACATCTATTTGATGATTACTTTTTAAAAGAATAAAGAATGCAAAAATTAGTTTTAATCAATTCTCAGGCTGTTCCATTGCCGAGTGAAAATATAGATACAGACCAGATTATTCCGGCGCGTTTCCTCAAAAGTATTAGCAAAGAAGGTTTCGGGGAAAATCTTTTCAGAGACTGGCGGTATAATGTTCATACAAATGAGCCAAACGCTGATTTCGTTCTGAATAATTCTAAATATTCCGGAGAAATATTAGTGGCAGGAAATAATTTTGGATGTGGAAGCAGTAGAGAACACGCGGCTTGGGCGTTGACAGATTACGGTTTCAAAGTCGTTGTGTCAAGTTATTTTGCAGATATTTTCAAAGGAAATGCGCTTAACAACGGACTTCTTCCTGTTAAAGTTTCGGAAAATTATTTAAAAGATTTGATGAATACCATTACGAACCAGCCGGAAACAAAAATTATTGTTGATGTAGAAAGTCAAATCATTTCTTTCAATGAGAGAACAGAAAATTTCGAACTCGATTCTTATAAAAAAATATGTCTTTTGAATGGCTATGACGACATCGATTTCTTAACCAGTAAGAAAGAAGCTATCCAAAAATTTGAACAAAAAACACAGAAAGTATATGAGCAAAACTTATAAAATAGCAGTTTTAGCAGGCGACGGAATAGGTCCGGAAGTTACCAAGGAAAGTGTGAAAATATTGAAAGTAATCGGTGAAACTTTTCAATATAAATTCCAATTCGATTATGGAAGTGTGGGAGCAGAAGCTATTTATCAGACAGGAAATCCACTGCCGGATGAGACTTTGGCATTGTGTAAAAATTCTGATGCTGTTTTGTTTGGAGCAATTGGTGATCCAGCATTTGACAATAATCCGGATGCAAAAGTTCGTCCGGAGCAAGGTTTGTTGAAATTGAGAAAAGAATTAGGATTGTTTGCGAATATCAGACCGATAAAAACCTACGCTTCTTTGATTAAAAAAAGTCCGTTGAAAAAAGAAATCGTTGATGGAACGGATATTCAAATCTATCGTGAGCTGATTAGCGGAATTTATTTCGGGGAAAAATTCACGGATGAAAATGGTGAATATGCTTACGATCTTTGCAAATATTCCAGAGAAGAAATCATTGGAATTACACATTTGGCATTCCAAGATGCGCAGAAAAGAAAGAAAAAACTGACATTGATTGACAAGGCTAATGTTCTAGATACATCCAGACTTTGGAGAAAAATCGTGAAAGAAATTGCTGTGGAATATCCGGATGTTGCATTAGATTTTATGTTTGTGGACAACGCTGCTATGCAAATGATTCTCAATCCAAAACAGTTTGATGTAATCCTTACTGAGAATATGTTTGGTGATATTATTTCAGACGAAGCCAGTGTAATTGGAGGCTCTATTGGATTGTTGCCTTCAGCTTCTATTGGCGAGGATAACGGACTTTTTGAACCAATCCACGGGTCTTATCCTCAAGCCAAAGGAAAAGGAATTGCGAATCCAATCGCTTCAATCTTGAGCGCGGCAATGTTGTTGGATTATTTAGAACTGGATCAAGCTGCTGATAAATTGAGAAAAAGTGTAGAGCACGCTATAGAAAGCAAGTTTGTAACAATAGATTTGAATGCGGAACAGCATTATACCACTTCAGAAGTTGGTGATTTTATCGCAGATTATATTAAGTTTTCAGAAAAGTCTTATTATAATTTTGAAAATATTCAATTGGGCAAATCCACAATCGTTTGATGAGATGAAGTCTGTAAAAAGAGCCGAAGATATTCGGCTCTTTTGAAAAATGTAAAGTTATATATAGGGATGTGATTGGTTTTAATCTTTACTACCCAGAGAGTCCATTTCGTCAGACATTCCTTTTTCTGGTTTATAAGCAGCACTCCGCTCGTCAGTAAAGTATAGGTTATTTTTTGCTTTTGCAATTATCCTAGCTCTTTTATGTTCAGAAATGGGATACTCGTGATGTGTATCTGTATATTTCCCAGAAATGTAATCTCGGGTTTTTTCTTCTATGTCAATGGCGCCGTTTTCGTCAAGAATGCTTTTTACGGCATTTGCATCATCTTCATTATCAACATAAACTGTTACTGTAGCACTATTTATGCTTGCGTATTCGTAGCGATCCTGATCAACACTACTGTCATCAAAAAGCCAATTCCAGAAACCTTTGTTTTTTGTATGATCTACAGTTTCCAAAGTTTTTTTTTCTGATCGCGTGATGGTGTAATCGTAAAATCCTGCATTTTCTAATTTGGTGATGACTTCATTGTATTCCTCTTGATTAGGAAAAATTCCAAAAACGGTGTAAGACATAATAATATTTTTTGTGTGTTAATAATTGGTGTTTTTCAAGAAACAAAAACTATGGCATTATCACATAGAAAGATAATTTTAACTTTATTTTAATATTTAGTCGATGAGCAAAATAATCACCCATTCGTATGAATGGGTGTAGTTATGTTAATTATCAGTATTGTCTGTCTTTCCGTCTTTATTGACTTTCGAACCTTTGTCGATATCGTGTTTATCAATATCTGGCGGATTCTTTTTGTCAGAGGCGGCAGGAATATTTTTGAAATCTTCGGTCTGCTTTTGATTTTCAGAACTGTTGCTGTTTTCGGTTTTTTTATCAGGATTCATAACGTTGGTTTTTTATAATTCGGTAGAAGGAAAAGTGTTCGTTTTATCTTCTATAGAATAATGCAAGGCTTTTGCCAAAACAAAAATTTCGTTAAGATTTTCTTTTAGTTGTTTTTTGCTTTGCTGTTTCAATTGTTCCTGATTCACGCTTTTTGCCATATTTTTCTTGGCAGATTCCATGATATTATTGATGTCACTTTGTTTGAATCTATTCACCGCATAATCATCCATAAAATGAATTTTCACATCCGGAAAAATTTTGATTTCAGGTTGGGGCAATTCATTAATAATCACTTTTTTGCTGATCGTGTCCACATCAATTTTCATTCTTTTCAAATCGTAGGAAACCTGAGCTTTTGCAGTCGTGTAAAGAACCATTTCTCTTGGCAAAATATCGAATCCTGCAACAGTCGCCGCTGCACTTTTATGCGTTTGAAAACTGGAAAAATCTTGTTCCAAAACCACCATTTTGTTCATTTTCTGGATTTGATTCGTAATCAGATAATAATCCTGATTGACAAGAGCAGCATCGTCTTTTTTGTTGCAGCTTCTCCACGATAAGAAAACGAAAACCGTCAGAATAATTCCGAAAATAAAAGAAAGTACACTTGTATATTTATTCATTGATTTAGAATTTATCAGTAATATTTAATTAATAAAAAATATAAAACCACATAGGCACATAGAAAAAATAATTCTAAAAAAGATTAAATAGAAATAAAATACTATTTAATCTTTTAGCTATGCGTCTATGTGGTAAAAAAAATATTTTAAATAATTTAGTTTTATTTAAACAAGCCTGAATTATTATCTTTTTTCAGAATATTAAGCAAATCTCTTTCCAAATAGCCTGTTTCCGGCATTTCTGTGATTCTTCCGATTTCTTTGCCATATTTTTTCACAATAATAGTAGGAACGAGTGAGATATTGTACAGACCTTCTTCGCCGGCTGGTGATTCCTTTTTGCGATTTACAGCGATGATCTGCATTTTATTTGTGTTGTATTTCATCGCATCCAAAATCTTTATCAATCTTGGGAATTCTCTGTGACTGTCTTCGCACCAGCTTCCTACAAAAACTACCAAACTGTAAGAATTAAGTTTTTCTTTTTTTAATTCCGCCAAACTCGATTGGTCAAGTTGGTAACGATTGTACTCTTCATCAAACCAAGTTTTGAAAGGTTCTTTCTTGAATTGATCAAGTGTCTGAGTTCCTAATAACATTTTGCCGTCGTTTTTGGATTCTACTTCTCTGTTGACAATCACTCTTTCAGCACAAGAATTAATAGTTGTGAGTGCAATGATTCCTAATAATATTGAGATTTTTCTCATTTTGTTTTTTGTTTTTAAACACAATTTTTACACAATTTTTTTACAAAGAGCGCAATTTTAAAACTTAATAATTTCATTTGTGAACCTTGTGAAAATCTTTGTGTCTATTGTGGTTAATTATTAATGATGTCAGCCAAATCGGCTGCAGAATAATATTTGTTCTTAAGAACTTTGTTGTCTGCAACTCTGTGAACATTATATTTGTCGCCAGATTTTTCGTAATAAGCATCAGTTCCTTTGTCTTTGTAGAATTCTACAGTTTCCTGCGCCTGAACTTCATTATCACAAGCTTTGGACATATTAGAACGCTGAACTTCATTGAACAATTCCACGAATTTTTCTCCCAAACCAAATTCCAAAACAGCACCGCTCAAAACATATTGCAAATCGCAAAGTGCATCCGCAACTTCTACCAAATCATTATCTTCAATTGCTTTTTTTAGTTCGTCTAATTCTTCTTGTAAAAGACTAACTCTCAATGCAGCACGTTCTTTTGACGGAATCTGTGGCGTGTCAAGAATTGGGGCGTTGAAGGTTTTATGAAATTCGGCTACCTGATTCAGGCTATCTAATTTTTCCATTATTTTTATAAAATTTTAACAAATATAAAAAATGCCGTCCAAGGAGACAGCATTTATAAAACTTTAATGTTTTAATTTTTGATTCTAATCGCAAATATCTCTCCCAATCACCAATCTCTGGATTTCAGAAGTTCCTTCGCCAATCGTACAAAGTTTAGAATCTCTGTAGAATTTCTCTACAGGGAAATCTTTTGTATAACCATAACCACCGAAGATTTGAACAGCATTGTTAGAAATTCTTACACAAGCTTCAGAAGCGTATAATTTTGCCATTGCACCTTCGCGGGTCATTTTTTGTTTCGCATTTTTTAGGTCAGCTGCTCTTCTGATTAGCAATTCTGAGGCATCAATTTCTGTTGCCATATCCGCCAACATAAAGTTAACCGCCTGGAAACTTGAAATGGATTTTCCGAACTGATGTCTTTCCTGAGCATATTTAAGCGCGGCTTTGTAAGCGCCTCTCGCAATTCCCAAACTCAATGCTGCAATAGAAATACGACCGCCATCTAGAATTTTCATTGCTTGTTTGAAACCGCTTCCAACTTCGCCCAATCTATGAGAATCTGGAACACGAACGTTATCGAAAATCAACTCAGCAGTTTCGGAAGCACGCATTCCTAATTTATTTTCTTTTTTACCGGAAGTGAAACCGGCCATTCCTTTTTCCAAAACAAATGCTGTGGAATTATTTTTTGCGCCTTTTTCTCCGGTTCTTGTCATCACTACTGCAATGTCTCCGGAAATAGCGTGTGTGATAAAGTTTTTTGCTCCGTTGATAATCCAGTCATTGCCATCTTTTACAGCCGTTGTGGACATTCCGCCTGAGTCCGAACCTGTGTTGTGTTCAGTTAATCCCCAAGCGCCGATTACTTTTCCGGAAGCTAATTGAGGCAACCATTTTCTTCTTTGTTCCTCATTCCCGAATTCATAAATGTGATTGGTGCACAGTGAATTGTGCGCAGCAACAGATAATCCGATGGAAGGGTCAACCTGAGAAATTTCGTCCAAAATCGTTACATATTCCTGATAACCAAGACCAGAACCGCCATATTCTTCGGGAATTACAATTCCCATAAAACCCAATTCTCCCAATTGATGAAACAATGCTACAGGAAAAGTCTGGCTCTCATCCCAATCCATAATGTTTGGGCGAATATTTTTTTCAGCGAAATCTTTAGCTGTTTCGGCTATCATTTTTAAGTTATCCATAGTTTGGGTTTCCATATTTTTATCTTTGTGCCCAAATATAGAAAAATTAGGCTAAGCACAATTTTTTTTTAAAGTTTGTTTTTTCTTCTTTAATAATCGAGGTTTTCATTATTTTAGCATAGAAATTTTTCACAATGAGTCCAAAACTGAAAACCCTGTTTTTCTTTCTCATCGGCGCATTTGCCGGAATATTGACAATGTATCTCATTTCGAATTACCGAATCGAAAGGAAGTCGGACGTTGGAAGTCAGAAGACCGAAGTTGGAAGTCCAATGTCCGAAGCTAAACAAAGTTCGATTTTGGAAAAATCTTCTAATAGCAATTCGATTGATAAATTAACGAAAGATAATAAAGTGATTGCTTATGTAAAATCCAATCATCAGTTACCTGATTTTTATATCACAAAATCTGAAGCGAAAAGCAAAGGCTGGATTCCGTCAAAAGGAAATCTTTGTGACATTTTACCCGGAAAAGCGATTGGTGGTGATAAATTCAGTAATCGTGAAAAAAAATTGCCAAAAGGCGAACAATATTACGAAGCTGATGTGAATTACAACTGCGGAAATAGAGGTGCAGACCGTATTATTTTCACCAAAAATGGTGACGTCTGGCTGACAAAAGATCATTACAAGTCGTTTATCAGGCAGTAAATAGTTTTTATAAAAGTTTTCTTTGCTGAAACAATATTTTTTTTAATTAAATTTGTAGGTATTAATCCTTTTACAGAAGCAATTATTACTAAAAACGATGACGTATAATAGAGTTTTTTTCCGGTCTGTTTGATGGTTTCTGTAACGGCATTTTCCCAATATTCGCTGAAGCAGTGCATTGATAAATCACAGGAAAACAATAGTGTTATAAAACTGGCGGAGCAGTCTCTGGAAACGCGGGAAAAACTTCTGCAGTCTAACAAAAATAATTATCTGCCAAAAGTTGATCTTTTAGCAGGTTAAATTACATCGGTGAGCCTTTGCGGGTTAATCTGCAACAGGTTAAAGACGGCATTGTAGAAGGTACAGCCAATCAAAGCGTTTACGCAGCCAATTCGGTTTTTCAGCAGATTACAGGCCAGCCACTTACTCAGCAGATCCAGGATGTGATTTATCAGACTTCCAAAGATATTATTGGCGCAGTCTATCCCAATTACAATCCCGCTATTGCCAAACAAAGTTACTTTTTAGCCGGAGTGGCGGTACGGCAGCCAATCTATTTGGGTGGCAAGCTCAAAGCTTCGCAGCAACTTTCTCAGCAGCAGGTGGAGAGCGGAAAAGCTAACCTGCAAACTTCAAAAGATCTTACAGCATACAATATTGCTTTGCAGTACATTCAGATTATGTATCTTAATTCGATGATTGCTAAACAGCAGGAGAGTGTGTCGTCTTTAGATAAAAATGAAAAATATGCCGGGAACCTTATGACGGCGGAGATCATCCCGCCTTATCAGAAAAACTGGGCAGATATTGCAAAAAAACAAGCAGACACCAATCTGAAAAACCTTAATCTGGAAAAGCAGAATGCGCTGCTGATGCTCAAAGACCTAATGGGAATTTCTCTGGATGAACCTCTGGAGATTACCGAAAAACTTAATGAGAATACCATGCTTCCTCCGTTTTCTGAATCCGGGAATAATGCAGATCTCAAACTCCTGAGGAGCAAAAAAAACGGAAGCCGAAACCGGACTTAACATCACCAAATCACTTTCAAAACCCAATATTTTTGCGATTGGCAATGTGCAGTTTTTCCGGAAAGATTTACCGCTGATTACTCCGCCATGGCTGGTAGGTGTAGAAATGCAGTGGACCTTGTTCGATCCCGAAAGAAAATCCCGAAATCTGGCGTCTGAATCGTTGGTTAAAGAAGCGGATCTGCTCATAGAACAAAAACAAAAGGCGGTAAACCTGGCGGCAAAGATTGCAGAAAACAAACTGCTGAGCCTGAAAGAACAAAGCGAAACACTGGATGCCTCACGTCAACAGACTTATACCACAACCGAAATGGTAAGAAAAAGAATGGAGAACAGCCTCTCTTCTGTAAAAGATGTGAATGATGCGCTGCAGCTGCAGTACGAAGCCGAAAAACTGTATTACACTTCTGTAGTTGCTTATCAGACGGCATTGGCTACTTATTTTTATATCAACGGGAATCCGGAAAATATTACCAACTACATCCCTTAATCTGAACAAAAAAGAATGAAAAATTTTATAAAAAATTACTGGGCCGTTTTTATTCCATTGTTTGTACTGGCGGTTGCGCTGATTTACCTGCTGAAAAACAAATCATCAGATACCGATAATAATGCCGTAATCGGGATGGTAGATGCTGATTTTGTGGATGTTTCTGCTTCGCTTCCCGGTAGGGTTATTTCTTTGCTGGTAAAGGAAGGTGATGAGGTTAAAGAAGGCCAGGTTGTGGCACAGTTACAGACTTCGGAGATAGAAACCATACAGGCTCAGGTGTCCGATGCGGTGGTTATCGCACAAAATCAGCTGGATAAAGTGAACCGTGGGGTAGAGCCGGAAGTCTTGGCTTCGGCAAAAAACCTGCAGCAGATTGCGCAGCAGCAGATGGATCTGATGTCGAAAACCTACAGCCGTTTCCAGAATCTGTATGCCGAAGGCGTAGTGTCGGGACAGGAGCGTGATGTGGTTTATTTCAAATATAAAGCCGCGCAGAAAGAGCTGGAAACAGCCAGCCTCAATGTGCAGCTTTTACAGCGTGGCAATAACAAAGAACTGAAAAACTCGGCGCAGGCACTGCTCAATCAAGCCAAAAGCAGCGAAAAACTGGCTGAGCAAATCAAAGACAACAATTCGATAAAAGCGCCCGCTTCCGGAAAAATATCAACGCTGATCTCTAATCAGGGCGAGATGGTGAATGCCGGTTACCCAATGATGACCATCCAAAAAGATCATTCTTTTTTTGTGAAGTTTAATCTCCGTCAAAATCAAATCAATAAAATTGAAAAAGGCAGTGTTGTGACCATGAAAATCCCGGGTTGTACGCCGGAAACCATCAAAGGTAAAGTGGCAGAATTGGCGCCAGCATTGGGGTACGCAGATTGGGTGCCCGAGAAACAGAACGGTGAGTTTGAGCTGAGAACCTTCCAGATTAAAGTAAGGCCGGAGAATCCTAATGCGGTAAAAGGTCTCCGTTCCGGGATGACGGCGCAGCTCGTTTTGGACTAATATCATTCGACATTTAACAACAATATCATTTGAAAACCATCAGCCAAATCATCATCAGAGAATGGAAACGGATTTTTTCGATTCCGAATTTCTATGTAGTCCTGCTGGTGATTCCGCCGTTGAGTTTCTTTTTTTATGGATTGATTTATCAGAAGCAGTTTGCCAAAGAGCTTCCGATGGCTGTTTGGGATGAGGATCAATCCTCTGTCTCCAGAACCCTCACCGATATGATGGAGCAAAATGACAATATCCATTTTACCCATACGGCTTTCAGCAATGCCGAGATCGAAAAGCTGATGAAAGAAGGCCGGATCTTCGGTGCTGTTCATTTCCCTAAAAATATGGAGTCTGATGCCAAGAAAAACCACCAGTCCAATATTACCTTATACACCAATGGTGCTTATCTGGTACCTGCCAAAATGATTTACAAAGGTGCAGCAGAGATCATTATCAAAGGTGGATTGGCCGTGGTGCGGGAAAAAGCCGAAAAGCAAGGGATGCCGGCGCAGTCTGCCAATGCGCTGGTTCAGCCGATAAAACTTAATTCAACCATTTTATACAATCCCGATTTTAATTATAAGATGTATCTCACGCCCGGGCTGATTACTGTTGGTCTGCAGATGGCGCTGATTGTGGCGGCGGTTCTTATCCTTAATCTTGAGTTTAAAAGAAATACCATTGATGACCTTTTGGAGATTTCGCATTCATCATCACAAATTGTGATCGGGAAAATGCTGGCCCATTTGTCGGTCTCGTGGATTCTTTTTGTACTGATTGCCTTTGTGGTTTTTCCTATATATGATTTGGAGAAACCGGGTACGGACTTTAATTTTTTTATCATTTACACATTGATGGCTTTGGCTTGTATCGGGATTGGGATGATGCTGTCAGCGCTGTCAGACAATCTTCTTTTTGTGACCGATGTTGCCTTGTTTTTTACGTCGCCGGCTTTTGTTTTCAGTGGTTTTACTTTTCCGCGCTGGGCTATGCCTTGGTACGATCAGCTCTATTCTGATATAATGCCTTACACACATTTTCTGGATGGTTTTATCAAGCTTTATTTTATGCAGTTGCCTATGCATTATGCAATGCCTGAAGTTTATAAATTATTACTGTTTACGGGTGTTACATTTCCTTTGGCAGTAATTATTTTCCAGAGAAAAATTAATCTTTATCTAAAAAATCAACATTGAAAGCTGTTATCAACATATTGAAGAGAGAAATCCGGAATGTGTCAAAAGATGCCAGCCTTTTTTTGATTCTTCTTCTGGCGCCTATTCTCTATGCTTTTATGTACGGCAGTATTTATCTTAATAAAGGTGAAGAAAAGGTAAAATTGGCGTTGGTAGATGATGATGCTACAGCCATTTCCAGAACATTGACGAGCGAACTGAATTCTACTTCTATTATTGATATTATTCCTGCAAGCGACCTGAAAGATGCTCAGGAAAAAATGTATAATGGTGAAGTTCAGGGTTATTTTTACATTCAGAAAGACCTGGAAAAACTACTGTTGTCTCAAAAACAAGCGAACGTGAATGTGGTTCTTAATGCCTCACGTTTTTTGCCGTCCAGCGATTTGCTAAGTACGGTGACCAAAGTCTGCCTGACGGTGGGTGCCGGCGTAAGAAAAACCTATTTTAACAAGCAAGGGATGAGCGATGAAGAAGCTATGACAATGACTAATCCTATTAATCCCAGATTCCGCATTAGAAAATAAACAGTCCCAAAGGGACGATTTAATATTAATAAAAAATAAAATTAATTTTTTGCAGCAGGGAAACTCCTTTGGAGTTTTATCTGTGTAGAAAAATATCCAAAATCAATCTGCGTTCCATAGGAACGCTATCTGTAGTGTTTTATTTGTTTGTTATTATAGCGCACCGGGCTTAATTTCTTATTGTGTCTACACAGATTCTGCTCCTAAAGGAGCAATTTTATCATTTTCGGAGATTTAATACAACCGGCTATTGCGTAATTTGGGTTAAACCCAAATCACGCAGTTGAAATTTTTTGAGATAAGTCTATGGGGTAATCCCAAATTCCGACGAACCATTTTCTGCGTTTTTTGGTGAGTGCAATCTTCAGTTTAAGTGTGTCACCTACTTTTTCAAAATAAGCTCCAATAGCAAAGGTTCTATATCGTAGTGTAGATAATGTTTTCTGCGTTTTTTCTTGAAGAACAAACAGTCTGAAAATTGACATCAGATTATAAGCAATCATCGAAAATATAAGTGCAGCTTCTGTAGGGAAAAAGCCTTTAAGGTTAAAACTTTCGGCTCCAAAATCTGCCTTTAATTCCTTGATTCTATTCTCTGCATCGCCTCTGTTTCGGTACGTTCTCCAAACATCTGTTGCCGATTGTTCTTGGTTGGTAATATAGGCTGAATAGCGATAATTTCTATGAATTTCATCTTCCGGAAACAGGCTTAATATTCGGCCTGCCGCATTCGGCCGTTGTGCTGTTTTTTGCCTTACAATGACTATCCTTCTTGGCTTTTCCCAGTTTTTTGCTTGATAATATTTGTCGCAAATTTCGATGCCCTCATCAACTTTTATCCAAAAATCTTGCTGGTTTATCAAGTGTTGAATGGGGTGAGTAAATTTTGCAGCGATGATGTATTGGAGTGTTTTTAATTCAAGATAATCCATAATGTCTTTCTGGAAAAAACCACTATCCAAACGAACTAATCCTACTTTTTTATCCCCAAAATTTAAGAGTGTTTCTTCTAAAAATCCTACAAAATTATTTGCCGAAGAAGCATCACCGCTCCTGAGCCAAAAATTAGCGACCATCTTTACATCGTTCACAAATGCAATGATAGGATGATGGCTGTTTCTTCCTTTTTTCTTAGGATTGTAGCCTTTTTTTGCTCCCTCTTGCTCTCCGTATCGAGTAATTACAGATGAATCAATGTCTAACGTAAAATAATTGAGGTTCAAATTCTGAAAAAACCAACTGAAAAAATGATGCCCAACTTGCTGGTTGATGTGTTGTGTAAACTTGCCAAAATAGCGTTTATATGCGTCCTGAGCAGGGGTTTTTCGCCAGTCAAATATTTCCCCAAGAGCCTTATCTGCACGGGTAATTTCTGTGTGCAAAAAACGATTGGCGCCACACCAAATACTCGTAATAAAAGATTCAAGCAAAACTTCTTTTTTATAAGAATTATTGGAAAGTGACACAGGTAAAGATTCGCATTTTTCAATTTGCTCTCTAAAGCCGATTTTGTCCAACATTTGCTTTAAAAACACCATTCCGCCCCAAGGCGTAATCTCTTTATTGGTAAAGGATAGATCGAATTTCATCGCTTATTTTTTTCTACTGCTACGCAGTTGGATATTAGAATACTAAAATACTCTTTTTTTTCTATTGCGGAATTTGGGTTAATCTGGATTACCGGCCACTTTATAATCCTGATATGACGTATGGTTCTTTTCTGCTGCCAGGATTGTTGGCGATTATTCTTCAGCAGACTTTGCTTATTGGTGTTGCTGCAAGCTTGGCATCAGAACGGGAAGAGAAAAAACTGAAAAGTTTATACGACCTGTCCGGTCATAATATTTCTAAAATCATTTTTGGCAAAAGCTTGTTGTACTTTTTTATTTTCATGATTTTTGGGCTGTTTTTTACGGTGGTTAATTTTTCTGTTTTCGGTGTTGATGTGCGGGGCAGTTATTGGGCTTTGGCATTGGTTACAGCCATTTTTATCGCAACTGTGATTGTATTCGGGATGCTGATTGGCAGTTTTTTCAGAACCAAACTATTGACTTTTCAGGTAATGGTTTTTTCTTCTTACCCGATTTTTTTGATCACCGGATACTCGATGCCATATATTGCGTTGCCGGGGTTCATACAGTTTTGTTCGGATATGTTGCCGACTTCGCCTTTTTTGAAAGCTTATATTTCGGTGGTTCAGGAAGGTGGCTCGCTTTCGGATAATCTCCCGGCGATTATTCATCTGTTGCTGTTATGGCTTCTTTTTTCGTTGTTACTTATTTTCAGAATTAAATATTTGACAGGGAATGAAAAATTAGGAACCCAACAAAATATTGCATAGATAATTGTCAGACTTTAATAAAAAATAATCGAAATTTGCTTTTCATCTGGCCGCAAACTAATGGTTGGGTCTCAATTATAAAAAATTATGAAATCGCCATGATTTTAAAACCTAAATACCAATAAAGATTAGGTGATTGCATATGACCATTAAAATAAGAATCTACATATGAAAACTATTTATATCGATTTCGTCAACATCGGCGATTACGAGGATTTTTACGAACAACTGAAATCAAAATTAGAATTACCGGACTATTTTGGCGACAATCTGGATGCACTTTACGACGTGATTTCAGGCGAATTGGAAATGCCGCTTCACATCGAGTTTGTGAATATGAGTGTGGATCAGCTTGAGACTTTCGAAGATCTTTTGACGACTTTGGAAGACGCCGAAGATGAGGTAGAAGGTTTCACCTTTACTTATTACCTTGAACAATACGAAGATGAGGACGCAAATTCTGATGATGATGAAGACTAATACAAGAAAAGCAACCATCGACGATTTGTCTCAACTCGCACAATTGTTTGATGAATACAGAATGTTCTATCACAAAACATCTGATATTTCCGGAGCAGAACAATTCATT is from Epilithonimonas vandammei and encodes:
- a CDS encoding IS1380 family transposase, which produces MKFDLSFTNKEITPWGGMVFLKQMLDKIGFREQIEKCESLPVSLSNNSYKKEVLLESFITSIWCGANRFLHTEITRADKALGEIFDWRKTPAQDAYKRYFGKFTQHINQQVGHHFFSWFFQNLNLNYFTLDIDSSVITRYGEQEGAKKGYNPKKKGRNSHHPIIAFVNDVKMVANFWLRSGDASSANNFVGFLEETLLNFGDKKVGLVRLDSGFFQKDIMDYLELKTLQYIIAAKFTHPIQHLINQQDFWIKVDEGIEICDKYYQAKNWEKPRRIVIVRQKTAQRPNAAGRILSLFPEDEIHRNYRYSAYITNQEQSATDVWRTYRNRGDAENRIKELKADFGAESFNLKGFFPTEAALIFSMIAYNLMSIFRLFVLQEKTQKTLSTLRYRTFAIGAYFEKVGDTLKLKIALTKKRRKWFVGIWDYPIDLSQKISTA
- a CDS encoding TolC family protein; its protein translation is MGNVQFFRKDLPLITPPWLVGVEMQWTLFDPERKSRNLASESLVKEADLLIEQKQKAVNLAAKIAENKLLSLKEQSETLDASRQQTYTTTEMVRKRMENSLSSVKDVNDALQLQYEAEKLYYTSVVAYQTALATYFYINGNPENITNYIP
- a CDS encoding TolC family protein — protein: MRVNLQQVKDGIVEGTANQSVYAANSVFQQITGQPLTQQIQDVIYQTSKDIIGAVYPNYNPAIAKQSYFLAGVAVRQPIYLGGKLKASQQLSQQQVESGKANLQTSKDLTAYNIALQYIQIMYLNSMIAKQQESVSSLDKNEKYAGNLMTAEIIPPYQKNWADIAKKQADTNLKNLNLEKQNALLMLKDLMGISLDEPLEITEKLNENTMLPPFSESGNNADLKLLRSKKNGSRNRT
- a CDS encoding HlyD family secretion protein, whose amino-acid sequence is MKNFIKNYWAVFIPLFVLAVALIYLLKNKSSDTDNNAVIGMVDADFVDVSASLPGRVISLLVKEGDEVKEGQVVAQLQTSEIETIQAQVSDAVVIAQNQLDKVNRGVEPEVLASAKNLQQIAQQQMDLMSKTYSRFQNLYAEGVVSGQERDVVYFKYKAAQKELETASLNVQLLQRGNNKELKNSAQALLNQAKSSEKLAEQIKDNNSIKAPASGKISTLISNQGEMVNAGYPMMTIQKDHSFFVKFNLRQNQINKIEKGSVVTMKIPGCTPETIKGKVAELAPALGYADWVPEKQNGEFELRTFQIKVRPENPNAVKGLRSGMTAQLVLD
- a CDS encoding ABC transporter permease, which encodes MKAVINILKREIRNVSKDASLFLILLLAPILYAFMYGSIYLNKGEEKVKLALVDDDATAISRTLTSELNSTSIIDIIPASDLKDAQEKMYNGEVQGYFYIQKDLEKLLLSQKQANVNVVLNASRFLPSSDLLSTVTKVCLTVGAGVRKTYFNKQGMSDEEAMTMTNPINPRFRIRK
- a CDS encoding ABC transporter permease, encoding MKTISQIIIREWKRIFSIPNFYVVLLVIPPLSFFFYGLIYQKQFAKELPMAVWDEDQSSVSRTLTDMMEQNDNIHFTHTAFSNAEIEKLMKEGRIFGAVHFPKNMESDAKKNHQSNITLYTNGAYLVPAKMIYKGAAEIIIKGGLAVVREKAEKQGMPAQSANALVQPIKLNSTILYNPDFNYKMYLTPGLITVGLQMALIVAAVLILNLEFKRNTIDDLLEISHSSSQIVIGKMLAHLSVSWILFVLIAFVVFPIYDLEKPGTDFNFFIIYTLMALACIGIGMMLSALSDNLLFVTDVALFFTSPAFVFSGFTFPRWAMPWYDQLYSDIMPYTHFLDGFIKLYFMQLPMHYAMPEVYKLLLFTGVTFPLAVIIFQRKINLYLKNQH